The Thermococcus henrietii genome segment CCGCAGTAGGGGCAGACGCCCGGATATTTTTTCTTCGCGGCCTCCTCAAGGTCAACGCCGAGAAGGTTGGCTAAACTCGCGAGCCAAGCTAAGACGTCGGCAAATTCTTCCTCCATAGCCTCGCGGTCGTTCTTCCTTATCGCCTCGCTCAGCTCTCCAACTTCCTCGACGAACCAGAGGAAGGTTCTCTCAACGCCCCTCTTCGAGTCCTTGTGGAAGTAGATTTCCCTAATCATCTCCTGAAATTCCCTGAGCTCCATTCTCTCACCCGGGGAAAGGGAAGAAGAGGGCCTTAAAAATCACTCGCTCGCGAGGTCGATGAGCTTGCGCATATGAATGTCGACTGTGTCGAAAACCTCGGCATCGACGTCTCCGGCCTTAACGATGAGGGGAAGCTCCGTGCAACCGAGGATGACCCCCTCGATGCCCTCCTCCCTGATGTAGCGGTTGATTAGGTCTATTATCCAGTCCCTGCTCGCGAAGTTGCCAAGAGCGAGCTCCTCCTTGATTATCCTCTCAACTTCCTCGATTTCCTCCGCGTTCGGCGTCAGGACTTCGAAGCCGGCCTCGCGGAGGGCGTTCTTGTAGAAGTCCGCGGTCATGGTCGTCTTCGTTCCAAGGAGGAGGACCCTTTTAACGCCCCTCTTTCTCATTTCCTCGATGAGGGCGTCGATTATGCTGACCATCGGCGTGTTAATTGCCTTCTGGACGTCGGGAAAGACTATGTGGGGCGTGTTCGCGGTCAGGGCTATTATCTCCGCCCCGGCCCGCTCAAGGGCCTTCGCCGCGTTGATGAGTATCTCCTTCCTGCCATCCCAGCCCCTCGGGTTGTCCACGAACTCCTTGAAGTTTATGGAGTATATTATCAGCTCGGGATAAACGTTGGGCTCGAAGCGCTCCCTGCTGACCTCAAGGTACTTCCTGTAATAATAGCAGGTCGACTCCGGGGTCGTTCCTCCTATAAGGCCTATCTTCTTCATCCGGCTTCACCGGAAGTA includes the following:
- a CDS encoding MazG nucleotide pyrophosphohydrolase domain-containing protein, whose product is MELREFQEMIREIYFHKDSKRGVERTFLWFVEEVGELSEAIRKNDREAMEEEFADVLAWLASLANLLGVDLEEAAKKKYPGVCPYCGKKPCECEEKF
- a CDS encoding aspartate/glutamate racemase family protein, with the translated sequence MKKIGLIGGTTPESTCYYYRKYLEVSRERFEPNVYPELIIYSINFKEFVDNPRGWDGRKEILINAAKALERAGAEIIALTANTPHIVFPDVQKAINTPMVSIIDALIEEMRKRGVKRVLLLGTKTTMTADFYKNALREAGFEVLTPNAEEIEEVERIIKEELALGNFASRDWIIDLINRYIREEGIEGVILGCTELPLIVKAGDVDAEVFDTVDIHMRKLIDLASE